Proteins co-encoded in one Juglans regia cultivar Chandler chromosome 16, Walnut 2.0, whole genome shotgun sequence genomic window:
- the LOC118344877 gene encoding uncharacterized protein LOC118344877 has product MAVCSSPASSVFFFLPSTSRPSYCPKLKHPRPKISPFSWAILRKDSSSPALAHPEGPRGSDVAEPLASDSFCSSISCSCTRRRFIQAAAATALFPLCPSNASNSESDYMGVLNKVHPPRPDWYEEFYASVMETSMKSYEAEVTSRSCLVI; this is encoded by the exons atggcgGTTTGTTCGTCGCCTGCGTCctccgtcttcttcttcttaccCAGCACTTCTCGTCCCTCATACTGTCCTAAACTCAAACATCCACGACCCAAGATCTCTCCCTTTAGTTGGGCTATCTTGAGGAAAGATAGTTCGTCTCCGGCACTTGCCCACCCGGAAGGACCGAGGGGAAGCGATGTCGCTGAGCCACTTGCATCTGACTCGTTTTGCTCCAGCATATCTTGCTCCTGCACAAGAAGGCGATTCATTCAAGCAGCTGCAGCAACGGCTTTATTCCCACTATGCCCCTCCAACGCCTCCAATTCAGAGTCTGATTATATG GGTGTGTTGAACAAGGTTCACCCTCCGAGACCGGATTGGTACGAGGAGTTCTATGCATCAGTTATGGAGACAAGCATGAAATCCTATGAAGCCGAG GTTACAAGTCGCAGTTGTTTAGTAATTTGA